The genomic stretch TGATTTGGCTTCTTCGACCGCGCCCAGGCCCTATCGGTGCGGTTGGTTCGACGGCGTTTCCTCAGGCATCAGCTTCTTTCCGGGGTACTTAGGTCATCAATCCCTTTTTTTACCCTCGATTTGCCTGCCTTTTCTTTTTGGCACAATAGCATTGTAGGCATGGTTCGCCGGTGTTCTGGGGGCGTGCATTCGAGAAAGAGTCGgtcttttatagtagttcgaaggCTTTTCTTCTGGTGAAGATGCTTCTTTGATGGATTCACTGGGTTTGAATTTAGGGTTTTGTTTTCTCCCCCACCACTTTTTTTTGCATAGGAAAAAAAAGATTACTTTTTAGAATCTTTAGTACGAATAATTATGGATGCTCGATGCATTTTCATGCTCAATTGTGGCAAGGTAAAGAAAGGCATGTGGTCGATCTGTTCCTTTTTTTCAGGTTATTGGGTTGACTGTCTTTTTAACGCAATGCTTAGACACCTTTGATGATTTTAGGTACCTTTTATTGCTGCCGTGCTTCTTTTGCTGATTTTGATTTATCGAGTGAAATTTGTAGTTGTCTCGTGATCTATGGAGCCGAACGCAAGGGGAGTCGTTGGATCTCCATGTTCATATCCAGGTATTAGGTTTATTTTTTGGTTGATAATTCCATGTCCATATGCAAGTAACAATTGTATAAATTCACTTGTTCGTGTCCCAAGAACATCTTGGTACTTTTACTTTTTCTCTTTATAATAAGGAGAAGAGTCAAGGCTTGGTATGAGTAAATTTATGCAATTAGGGATAACTACGTTTGACTCTTTGATTGGTATTGCAATATATCATCAATTGTGATGCAGTGCATGATGAGCATTGAATGTTCTCGAGTTTCAAAACAATAAATTTCAAGCTCATCTCCATCAAATTTCAAGAAAATAGTTTGTATCTTGATATAATAATGAAAATTCAAAATCACCAGGTACAATACACTATGAATTTAATATGTATTATAATTTGTACTTGACTCTTAGTAAATTATGACTCATTAAATAGATGGTTGAGGGATCCAATGTACAAGGGATCTATAAAAAGGGAATGAAAAACGATTGGTGGGACATTCTAGTTTTTGAAACCTCCTCAAGCTTTTATATTTCGAACTATTAGCTCTTGGTCTCTCTTAAAATAGAGAGAGTTCTTTTATCCCCTCATATCTTACTTCTTTCTTCACCCTCTCtttgtcttttccttttttctgttTTCACATCAAATTACAAGACCTTTAATATGCTTACCATCTCAGTTTAGTTCAAGGCGATTCCAAACCAACTTGATCGGTTCAAGTCCACTTGACATATttgaaatcaatcaaatctaaattagatcatCTATGATGATTTAAGATCTATTTTATAAGCATTTGAGGTTGGTTCCGTTTGGTTCTAGTTGAATTAAGTTTGGTTTAAGTTAATTAAGCTATAAGCTATTTCAATTAGAGTTTTGGttaaaaaagaattatttttATCAGTTTTTGATAATTCCTTATTGATGTGCTTTATCCTATATTTTAACTTAAGAAGTAACATACTACTTTATAATTGTCATGACTCATCTGATAAGCTAACTagcttatcaacttcgtttgatctaaACTACTAATCAAAGTATTTAAgttgaaattgataataatatactcatcagactcatataagtcaatcttaatcttgtccgcTTCCGATGTAGGACTAATTGGGGGTGTTACAATAATAGAAATGAGATTTCAGTGGAGAAGATTTTTTCATCACTGTGGAGaagattttttttatcacttatgAGATGCAATTTTTTTTTCAGTAAAAAAATGAATTAATAGATAAAAAAGCatctataaattataaataataaaataataatttatagttTTATACAGTCCTGGTATCATCTAAGCACTCCGATCATCAGATGACTGGCAGTGTATGGCTATTGACTGTATGTTTTGGTTACTTCAAGAACAGAGCACTTCAAAGTTTAAACAAGGTAATACAACCTTCTATCCCCGTAATGTATCAATGTTTGTTCATTGCTTACTTGCGAAAGAAATTGCATATAGGACTGCTTAGTTTGTACTCTTGTATGATGTGTTGTTTAATAGGTTTTTCTGTGTTCTAGCTGGTAAGAGAAGCTTTTTTGCATTCTTTTACTGGTTCAACTTCCTAATTGAACTTGTTTATTTCAAGTAATGACTAGAATGGTGCCTGGTGATAGATGTTTTTTAACCGCATCAGTGATGTGaaacaaaaagaaagagagacaaagagaatgagatatggGAGGACTAAGAGAATTCTTTCTATTTCAAGAGATATTAAGAGTTAATAGCTCAAAATATAAAAgcttgataaaatttcaaaaactAGAATGTCACCTCAATCTTTCTTCCTTTCCCTTTTATAGATTCCTTGTACATTGAATCCATCAAATACCTATTTAGTGACtcataatttattaaaaactaaatataaattataaaatatattaaatttatgatgCATTGTGCTTTGatagttttaaatttttttaattattttaaaaaatgaatcattttttaaaatttgataggattaaatttaaaataaattatgttgAAACTTGAGAGCATTCAATGCCCATCATACACTGCACTGTATCAGTCAGACGAGGTTGGCACTGCAATATTTCACAAATCTTGCATGAGATCTGATCTAGTGGTTAGACTAAGTTGGGTTAGACAATATGTTGCACAACCACTGTTATGCTTTTAGGACCACACATGTTTGAACAGATAATTTCAAATGAATTCAACTTTTTGATTACCTGGATTGTGAATGTTGTGGAACATCTGGGTGTCCCACCTGCTATCAGTCTAAAATGTTTCCTCCAAATAAATGATAGTAGTAACTGATGTGGACCCTCTTTTTAtatccaattattattttttggatcatcatttatatatgttttgactttaaaagGATGCAGTCTTTGTATTTTAACCTCTAGCAGCTTATTGGTATTTACTAGAGACACAGTCTTCTTCTTCAATCTAATTACTCAACCTATTACTCCTCCATTCATGACTGCACCATTATCTTGGATCTTTGTCAAGATCATTACCATTTACTTTCTTGGAACAGACAGTCTCCATTTTGCTTTTCATCAGCTACCTTTCTTATGTTTGCTGCTGTTATTGTGAACTTTTTTAGTTGGCACAGACAACTCACCTACTGAATTATTGATTGCCAGGAAAGTCAAACTTGGGTGGACTTTACACATGCAGAAAACATGCCTCCAGCCACACCCCCCTATGTCTTGCATCTGAATAGTATGGTCAAATCCACATGTCTACCAGCAGGTAGTTATTTTTACAGTTAACAACCCATTGGAAAGCTTCTAACTGCACAAAAGAAAGTTAGAGAGTTGTCTTTCCTCATatcaagagaaagaggtgtgtgtGACCGACTATTCTCCTATTACAAGAGGGTGTTCTATGTTTTCTCATTGTATTGGATAGCAGTTGTAGATCTCTTCATCATAGTGAAATCCTTTTAGCCTTGCTAAATCTGTTTGTGTTGAGTATTTTTTGCCCTTCTCAGTTTTCAGCTGTAGCTGCAAGAGATTGTTTCATTCTCATGGTGTTCTTGACAACCTTGGAGTATCATCCCACTGGAATTCTAATTGAAAGCTAGCTTtccttccccttcctcttcccaTCATGTTGTGGGCAGTGCTGAATAGTGGGAGTTGAGAATGGCAGAAGCGCAGAGGCCTCTACCAACACAACCACCAGCTTTTGCCTCAAACCTCACCTTGAGAACCTTCTTACGGACCACACCCACTCGTTTCTTTATGTCTCTGTTCTCTGGTTGTCATTTGCTCCACTTGGTCGATGTTTCTGCGCGGAAACATGATCAGAGTGCTATAAAATAGGTAGAAGGGAAATGGCAGCAATAGGTGGACTGATACTTTGATAGGCAGGAGCAGGATTCATGGCTGATGGATCGTCTGCGGATTCCGGTGGAAGACAAACAGCCTCTGTGATCATCACCTGGGTCATGGCGGCATCCGGTGGTCTAATTTTTGGCTACGACATAGGGATTTCAGGTGGGTTTCAAGCTCAAGCCATTTCTTGCATGAACCGACTTGTCTCAAATAAGTGTTGATCTTGCTGCTGGATTCATTGACATGGAAGAGAAGCAATGTATGATCCTTGGTTTATCATGAGGCTGACATGATGCCCGTATCTCTTGGCATTCTTTGGATCAGGATTGGTAGCTAATTGCGTTACATGTCTTCTGCACAGGTGGTGTCACGGTTATGGAGTCATTTCTAAAAACCTTCTTTCCCAGTGTTCTGAGCAAGATGGCTGACGCCAAGCAGGACGAGTACTGCATGTTTGACAGCCAAGTCCTCACGGCCTTCACTTCATCCTTGTATATTGCCGGGTTGGCCTCATCACTTGTCGCCGGCCGTATTACGAAGGCCGTTGGACGCCAAGGGGTCATGTTGCTTGGTGGACTCACCTTCCTCATCGGCGCGGCCATCGATGCCGCCGCCGTGAATATTGAGATGCTCATCTTAGGCCGTCTACTGCTTGGAGTTGGCGTCGGCTTCACGAATCAGGTGTCTGGCAATTGCTACGATCACTTCAGTTAAGCTGAGGCTCTGAGTTCGAACCAAGATTGATGGTGTTGCATGAATCATGACAGGCCGCTCCGGTGTACCTGGCGGAGACGGCGCCGCCAAAGTGGCGGGGCATCATCACCACGGGATTCCAATTGTTTATAGCCATTGGCGTGGTGGCAGCCAACCTCACCAACTACGGCACGTCCTACATCTCCACATGGGGCTGGCGCCTCTCCCTCGGCCTGGCGGTCGTGCCCGCCGCTGTCATCATCCTTGGCGCTCTCTTCATCCCGGACACCCCCAGCAGCCTCGTCCAACGTGGAAAGCTTGACGAGGCTCGCGTCGCACTCCGCCGTGTCCGGGGCTCGATCGCTGATGTCGAGGTCGAGCTCATTGAGCGCTCCGTCGAGGAATCATCCAAGATGGAGGAGGGCGCGTTCCGACGGATAGTGC from Musa acuminata AAA Group cultivar baxijiao chromosome BXJ1-3, Cavendish_Baxijiao_AAA, whole genome shotgun sequence encodes the following:
- the LOC135617768 gene encoding sugar transport protein MST1-like, which gives rise to MADGSSADSGGRQTASVIITWVMAASGGLIFGYDIGISGGVTVMESFLKTFFPSVLSKMADAKQDEYCMFDSQVLTAFTSSLYIAGLASSLVAGRITKAVGRQGVMLLGGLTFLIGAAIDAAAVNIEMLILGRLLLGVGVGFTNQAAPVYLAETAPPKWRGIITTGFQLFIAIGVVAANLTNYGTSYISTWGWRLSLGLAVVPAAVIILGALFIPDTPSSLVQRGKLDEARVALRRVRGSIADVEVELIERSVEESSKMEEGAFRRIVHRRYRPYLLIGVAIPLFQQFTGIIMIAFFSPVLFRTLGFGSNTALMSAVILGAVNLASILISTFVVDRYGRKLLFMVGGAQMILCQVSVAWILGAKIGFDGQATLSKGYAVAVLVLMCAYAASYGWSWGPLSWIIPSEIFPVEIRSAGQSISVAVNLGITFICTQAFLAMLCSFKYVTFIFYAAWIVVMTAFVAFFLPETKGVPLESMGELWRRHWYWGRYLVDEHKHVGTP